In one window of Solanum pennellii chromosome 2, SPENNV200 DNA:
- the LOC107011483 gene encoding ubiquitin receptor RAD23c isoform X3, with product MKIFVKTLKGTHFEIEVKPEDTVADVKKSIETAQGQDVYPAAQQMLIHQGKVLKDPTTLEENKVAENSFVVIMLSKAQPATTGQPTQTVAPQATAASVAPAQSAPAPTPAPAAAPAPAPAAANPLTDVYGQAASNLVAGSTLETTVQQILDMGGGSWERDTVVRALRAAYNNPERAIEYLYSGIPEQAEIPPAAPASGQAVNPPVQASQPAVPSSGPNANPLDLFPQGLPNVGSNAAAGNLDFLSNSPQFQALRAMVQANPQILQPMLQELGKQNPQLMRLIQEHQADFLRLINEPVEGEGNVPGQPAGAIPQAVTVTPEEREAIERLEAMGFDRALVLQVYFACNKNEEMAANYLLDHMHEFDE from the exons ATGAAGATTTTTGTGAAGACTTTGAAAGGCACGCACTTCGAGATCGAAGTGAAACCCGAAGACACG gtTGCTGACGTGAAGAAAAGCATAGAAACAGCTCAAGGTCAAGATGTCTACCCCGCTGCTCAACAGATGCTTATCCACCAGGGTAAAGTTCTCAAGGACCCCACAACATTGGAGGAAAACAAAGTTGCTGAAAATAGTTTTGTCGTCATAATGCTTTCCAAG GCCCAGCCTGCAACCACAGGCCAACCTACACAGACAGTAGCACCTCAAGCAACTGCTGCAAGTGTGGCACC TGCACAATCTGCTCCTGCTCCAACTCCTGCTCCTGCTGCAGCTCCAGCTCCAGCTCCAGCTGCCGCTAA TCCCCTGACAGACGTGTATGGTCAAGCGGCATCAAACCTTGTTGCTGGAAGTACCTTGGAAACTACGGTTCAACAGATTCTTGATATGGGTGGTGGAAGTTGGGAACGGGATACGGTTGTGCGTGCTCTACGGGCTGCATATAACAATCCAGAGAGAGCTATTGAATACCTGTACTCT GGTATTCCTGAGCAAGCAGAAATCCCACCTGCTGCTCCTGCTAGCGGACAGGCTGTAAATCCCCCTGTTCAGGCTTCACAGCCAGCTGTTCCGTCCAGTGGGCCAAATGCTAATCCTTTGGATCTCTTTCCTCAG GGCCTTCCAAATGTGGGTTCAAATGCTGCAGCTGGAAATTTGGATTTCTTAAGCAATAGTCCACAG TTTCAAGCCCTCCGAGCAATGGTGCAAGCAAACCCACAGATATTGCAG CCAATGCTCCAGGAGTTGGGTAAGCAAAATCCTCAACTGATGCGGCTGATTCAAGAGCATCAAGCTGACTTCTTGCGCCTCATCAATGAACCCGTTGAGGGGGAAGG GAATGTGCCTGGGCAGCCGGCAGGGGCTATACCACAAGCTGTGACTGTCACACCTGAAGAGCGTGAGGCTATTGAGCGA CTTGAAGCTATGGGTTTCGATCGAGCTTTGGTGTTGCAAGTATATTTTGCATGCAACAAAAATGAGGAGATGGCTGCAAACTATCTGTTGGATCACATGCATGAGTTTGATGAATGA
- the LOC107011483 gene encoding ubiquitin receptor RAD23d isoform X2: MKIFVKTLKGTHFEIEVKPEDTVADVKKSIETAQGQDVYPAAQQMLIHQGKVLKDPTTLEENKVAENSFVVIMLSKNKVSASGTSATQPAPSNSPATTGQPTQTVAPQATAASVAPAQSAPAPTPAPAAAPAPAPAAANPLTDVYGQAASNLVAGSTLETTVQQILDMGGGSWERDTVVRALRAAYNNPERAIEYLYSGIPEQAEIPPAAPASGQAVNPPVQASQPAVPSSGPNANPLDLFPQGLPNVGSNAAAGNLDFLSNSPQFQALRAMVQANPQILQPMLQELGKQNPQLMRLIQEHQADFLRLINEPVEGEGNVPGQPAGAIPQAVTVTPEEREAIERLEAMGFDRALVLQVYFACNKNEEMAANYLLDHMHEFDE, translated from the exons ATGAAGATTTTTGTGAAGACTTTGAAAGGCACGCACTTCGAGATCGAAGTGAAACCCGAAGACACG gtTGCTGACGTGAAGAAAAGCATAGAAACAGCTCAAGGTCAAGATGTCTACCCCGCTGCTCAACAGATGCTTATCCACCAGGGTAAAGTTCTCAAGGACCCCACAACATTGGAGGAAAACAAAGTTGCTGAAAATAGTTTTGTCGTCATAATGCTTTCCAAG AATAAGGTTTCAGCAAGTGGAACCTCAGCTACACAGCCTGCACCTTCAAATTCG CCTGCAACCACAGGCCAACCTACACAGACAGTAGCACCTCAAGCAACTGCTGCAAGTGTGGCACC TGCACAATCTGCTCCTGCTCCAACTCCTGCTCCTGCTGCAGCTCCAGCTCCAGCTCCAGCTGCCGCTAA TCCCCTGACAGACGTGTATGGTCAAGCGGCATCAAACCTTGTTGCTGGAAGTACCTTGGAAACTACGGTTCAACAGATTCTTGATATGGGTGGTGGAAGTTGGGAACGGGATACGGTTGTGCGTGCTCTACGGGCTGCATATAACAATCCAGAGAGAGCTATTGAATACCTGTACTCT GGTATTCCTGAGCAAGCAGAAATCCCACCTGCTGCTCCTGCTAGCGGACAGGCTGTAAATCCCCCTGTTCAGGCTTCACAGCCAGCTGTTCCGTCCAGTGGGCCAAATGCTAATCCTTTGGATCTCTTTCCTCAG GGCCTTCCAAATGTGGGTTCAAATGCTGCAGCTGGAAATTTGGATTTCTTAAGCAATAGTCCACAG TTTCAAGCCCTCCGAGCAATGGTGCAAGCAAACCCACAGATATTGCAG CCAATGCTCCAGGAGTTGGGTAAGCAAAATCCTCAACTGATGCGGCTGATTCAAGAGCATCAAGCTGACTTCTTGCGCCTCATCAATGAACCCGTTGAGGGGGAAGG GAATGTGCCTGGGCAGCCGGCAGGGGCTATACCACAAGCTGTGACTGTCACACCTGAAGAGCGTGAGGCTATTGAGCGA CTTGAAGCTATGGGTTTCGATCGAGCTTTGGTGTTGCAAGTATATTTTGCATGCAACAAAAATGAGGAGATGGCTGCAAACTATCTGTTGGATCACATGCATGAGTTTGATGAATGA
- the LOC107011483 gene encoding ubiquitin receptor RAD23d isoform X1 has product MKIFVKTLKGTHFEIEVKPEDTVADVKKSIETAQGQDVYPAAQQMLIHQGKVLKDPTTLEENKVAENSFVVIMLSKNKVSASGTSATQPAPSNSAQPATTGQPTQTVAPQATAASVAPAQSAPAPTPAPAAAPAPAPAAANPLTDVYGQAASNLVAGSTLETTVQQILDMGGGSWERDTVVRALRAAYNNPERAIEYLYSGIPEQAEIPPAAPASGQAVNPPVQASQPAVPSSGPNANPLDLFPQGLPNVGSNAAAGNLDFLSNSPQFQALRAMVQANPQILQPMLQELGKQNPQLMRLIQEHQADFLRLINEPVEGEGNVPGQPAGAIPQAVTVTPEEREAIERLEAMGFDRALVLQVYFACNKNEEMAANYLLDHMHEFDE; this is encoded by the exons ATGAAGATTTTTGTGAAGACTTTGAAAGGCACGCACTTCGAGATCGAAGTGAAACCCGAAGACACG gtTGCTGACGTGAAGAAAAGCATAGAAACAGCTCAAGGTCAAGATGTCTACCCCGCTGCTCAACAGATGCTTATCCACCAGGGTAAAGTTCTCAAGGACCCCACAACATTGGAGGAAAACAAAGTTGCTGAAAATAGTTTTGTCGTCATAATGCTTTCCAAG AATAAGGTTTCAGCAAGTGGAACCTCAGCTACACAGCCTGCACCTTCAAATTCG GCCCAGCCTGCAACCACAGGCCAACCTACACAGACAGTAGCACCTCAAGCAACTGCTGCAAGTGTGGCACC TGCACAATCTGCTCCTGCTCCAACTCCTGCTCCTGCTGCAGCTCCAGCTCCAGCTCCAGCTGCCGCTAA TCCCCTGACAGACGTGTATGGTCAAGCGGCATCAAACCTTGTTGCTGGAAGTACCTTGGAAACTACGGTTCAACAGATTCTTGATATGGGTGGTGGAAGTTGGGAACGGGATACGGTTGTGCGTGCTCTACGGGCTGCATATAACAATCCAGAGAGAGCTATTGAATACCTGTACTCT GGTATTCCTGAGCAAGCAGAAATCCCACCTGCTGCTCCTGCTAGCGGACAGGCTGTAAATCCCCCTGTTCAGGCTTCACAGCCAGCTGTTCCGTCCAGTGGGCCAAATGCTAATCCTTTGGATCTCTTTCCTCAG GGCCTTCCAAATGTGGGTTCAAATGCTGCAGCTGGAAATTTGGATTTCTTAAGCAATAGTCCACAG TTTCAAGCCCTCCGAGCAATGGTGCAAGCAAACCCACAGATATTGCAG CCAATGCTCCAGGAGTTGGGTAAGCAAAATCCTCAACTGATGCGGCTGATTCAAGAGCATCAAGCTGACTTCTTGCGCCTCATCAATGAACCCGTTGAGGGGGAAGG GAATGTGCCTGGGCAGCCGGCAGGGGCTATACCACAAGCTGTGACTGTCACACCTGAAGAGCGTGAGGCTATTGAGCGA CTTGAAGCTATGGGTTTCGATCGAGCTTTGGTGTTGCAAGTATATTTTGCATGCAACAAAAATGAGGAGATGGCTGCAAACTATCTGTTGGATCACATGCATGAGTTTGATGAATGA